From a single Pseudobutyrivibrio xylanivorans genomic region:
- a CDS encoding UTP--glucose-1-phosphate uridylyltransferase gives MTKEKAIELLESRGQGHVMRGFDGLSEEKKAAFLAQIENINWSDFELIGNDSNDARGEFTVPPAIELPEIESRKAEFEAAGLEAIKKGEVGAVLLAGGMGTRLGFDLPKGCYNVGQTHDLYIFECLINNLMDVVNKAGAFVPLYIMTSEKNDAATQSFFKEHDYFGYNPEFVKFFIQDMACAVDYDGKLLLEEEGRLATSPNGNGGWYASMLKAGLKSDIQSKGIKWINVFAVDNVLQRIADPLFIGATILGNYVSGSKVVRKVEPAEKMGLLCLEDGKPSIVEYYEMSKEMSEAKAEDGSLLYKFGVILNYLFSVEKLDEIVDNNMVVHVVEKKIPFVNEAGEKVSPTEPNGYKFELLVLDMIHMMDNNLAFEVDRVHEFAPIKNLHGVDSVDSARELLEKNGVVL, from the coding sequence ATGACTAAAGAAAAAGCAATTGAACTGTTAGAGAGCAGGGGGCAGGGCCATGTAATGAGAGGCTTCGATGGCCTTTCAGAGGAAAAGAAAGCGGCTTTCCTTGCACAGATTGAAAATATCAATTGGTCAGATTTTGAACTTATCGGTAATGATTCAAATGATGCACGTGGCGAGTTCACTGTTCCACCAGCAATCGAGCTTCCAGAGATCGAGAGTAGAAAAGCTGAGTTCGAGGCAGCAGGTCTTGAGGCTATCAAGAAGGGCGAGGTAGGGGCTGTTCTTCTTGCTGGCGGAATGGGCACACGTCTTGGTTTCGATTTGCCAAAGGGATGCTACAACGTTGGCCAGACACATGATCTTTACATTTTTGAGTGCCTTATCAATAACCTTATGGATGTTGTTAACAAGGCAGGCGCATTCGTTCCTCTTTACATCATGACATCAGAGAAGAATGATGCTGCTACACAGAGCTTCTTCAAGGAGCACGATTATTTCGGATACAATCCTGAGTTTGTAAAGTTCTTTATTCAGGATATGGCTTGTGCAGTTGATTACGATGGCAAACTTCTTCTCGAGGAAGAGGGCCGTCTTGCTACATCACCAAACGGAAACGGTGGTTGGTATGCATCAATGCTCAAGGCAGGTCTTAAGAGCGATATCCAGTCAAAGGGCATCAAGTGGATTAATGTTTTTGCGGTAGACAATGTTCTTCAGAGAATTGCTGATCCATTGTTCATCGGTGCAACAATCCTTGGCAACTATGTTTCAGGTTCAAAGGTAGTTCGCAAGGTTGAGCCAGCAGAGAAGATGGGACTTCTTTGCTTAGAGGATGGCAAGCCAAGCATTGTTGAGTACTACGAGATGTCAAAGGAGATGTCTGAGGCAAAGGCTGAGGATGGAAGCCTTCTTTACAAATTCGGCGTAATTCTAAACTACCTCTTCTCAGTTGAGAAGCTTGACGAAATCGTTGACAACAATATGGTTGTTCACGTAGTTGAGAAGAAGATTCCATTTGTTAATGAGGCAGGAGAGAAGGTATCGCCTACAGAGCCAAATGGTTACAAGTTTGAGCTCCTCGTACTTGATATGATTCATATGATGGATAACAACCTTGCGTTTGAGGTTGACAGAGTTCATGAATTCGCACCTATCAAGAATCTTCATGGGGTTGATTCGGTTGATAGTGCAAGAGAGTTACTTGAGAAGAATGGCGTTGTATTGTAA
- a CDS encoding NeuD/PglB/VioB family sugar acetyltransferase codes for MILGIYGAGGNGKLVADLALYENEAESKWDKIIFVDDVVGVEEKYGLEVYTFSEVREKIKPQDIEMVISLGEPCDRELVFERIKEAGYSLGQAISPDAYVTKDVKIGEGVIIFNCSVGSDVILGDNVFVSEGALIGHDITIGPHGVIGARAFVAGHCQLGEQVYIGPCAVLRDRIKIEDTAVVAIGAVVFKDVSGNSIAIGNPARSMKKEEGYRIF; via the coding sequence ATGATACTTGGTATATATGGAGCGGGAGGAAATGGAAAATTAGTTGCAGATTTGGCATTATATGAAAATGAAGCAGAATCCAAATGGGACAAAATAATATTTGTTGATGATGTCGTTGGAGTCGAAGAAAAATATGGGCTTGAAGTGTACACATTTAGTGAAGTGCGAGAAAAAATAAAACCACAGGATATTGAGATGGTCATTAGCCTTGGAGAGCCTTGTGATAGAGAGTTAGTATTTGAAAGAATAAAAGAGGCTGGTTATTCGTTAGGGCAAGCAATTTCACCAGATGCTTATGTGACTAAGGACGTTAAAATTGGTGAAGGTGTCATTATTTTTAATTGCTCAGTCGGAAGCGATGTTATTTTAGGAGATAATGTTTTCGTGTCTGAGGGGGCTTTGATAGGTCATGACATTACTATTGGACCACATGGAGTAATTGGGGCTCGGGCATTTGTAGCAGGTCATTGTCAGTTAGGAGAGCAGGTGTATATTGGGCCATGCGCAGTTTTGCGTGACAGGATAAAAATTGAAGATACTGCGGTTGTAGCAATAGGTGCTGTTGTGTTTAAAGATGTTTCAGGAAATTCAATAGCTATTGGAAATCCAGCACGCTCTATGAAAAAAGAAGAAGGGTACAGAATCTTCTAA
- a CDS encoding DegT/DnrJ/EryC1/StrS family aminotransferase: protein MDKKIYVTKPVLPPIEEFVEYLENVWETHDLTNFGTYTKQLMLELMDFFSEDYLIPMCNGHMALEMTLQAMELSGEVITTPYTFASTTHAIVRNGLNPVFCDVRESDCTIDVDKIEALITEKTSAIVPVHVYGIPCDIERIEAIAKKHNLKVIYDAAHAFGETVNGKSISSFGDASMFSFHATKAFNTIEGGCSVVRDIETLTRIYQLHNFGIMGEESVEFVGANAKMNEFQAIMGLCNLKHFEENRQKRKRLFGLYIESLKDVEGIRLLSYDDESVEYNYTYCPIFVDENKYGKTRNELYQVLKDRGIFARKYFYPITNEFACYKECGFSGNTPIAKKLSEQVLTLPLYSDLSEEDVVRITDIIKEI, encoded by the coding sequence ATGGATAAAAAAATATATGTGACAAAACCAGTGCTTCCTCCCATAGAAGAGTTCGTTGAGTATCTTGAAAATGTTTGGGAGACACATGACCTTACAAATTTTGGGACATATACCAAGCAGCTTATGCTTGAATTGATGGATTTTTTTTCAGAGGATTATTTGATTCCAATGTGCAATGGTCACATGGCACTGGAGATGACACTTCAGGCTATGGAGTTGTCTGGCGAAGTGATTACCACACCTTACACATTTGCGTCAACTACACACGCCATTGTTAGAAACGGGCTAAATCCAGTGTTTTGTGACGTTAGAGAATCGGACTGCACAATTGATGTAGACAAAATTGAAGCATTGATTACCGAGAAAACCTCAGCAATTGTGCCCGTACATGTTTATGGAATTCCCTGTGATATAGAGCGGATTGAGGCAATTGCAAAGAAGCATAATTTGAAAGTAATCTACGATGCAGCCCATGCATTTGGTGAAACGGTAAACGGAAAAAGTATATCCTCATTTGGTGATGCCAGCATGTTCAGCTTCCATGCCACAAAGGCTTTTAATACCATTGAAGGCGGCTGTTCGGTTGTGCGAGATATAGAAACTCTTACACGTATTTATCAGCTTCATAATTTCGGTATTATGGGTGAAGAGAGCGTTGAGTTTGTAGGCGCTAATGCAAAAATGAATGAGTTTCAAGCAATTATGGGCTTGTGCAATCTTAAGCATTTTGAGGAAAATAGGCAAAAGCGCAAAAGGTTGTTTGGATTGTATATTGAGTCCTTAAAAGATGTGGAAGGAATAAGGTTGCTTTCGTATGATGACGAAAGTGTTGAGTATAATTACACTTATTGCCCTATTTTTGTAGATGAAAACAAATATGGAAAAACTCGGAATGAGCTTTACCAAGTGTTGAAAGACAGAGGGATTTTTGCAAGAAAATATTTCTATCCAATAACAAATGAATTCGCTTGTTATAAGGAGTGTGGATTTAGTGGAAATACACCGATAGCAAAGAAATTATCGGAGCAGGTTCTTACTCTGCCACTTTATTCTGATTTGAGTGAAGAGGATGTAGTTAGAATTACAGACATTATTAAGGAGATATAG
- a CDS encoding ABC transporter ATP-binding protein produces MGRIITYICIELIHMVVGFIITYKIGSIVDDALNQNVSKTIIMGVLYVGLFILNAAISIGANRFGAWNYNSMQSYLVKKLYRKVMRADWEELTRFHSGDLITRLTNDAKTISGNANGFLTTIISCTLMILASLVVILINDASMILVVIIVAPIIMFSSRIFMNKIYECQSNIKAIESKENSYHKESFHNIQAVKAFGLADEFYKRIQVLEQERYTADMKSNFFSLLSWGVTYISGILSAIICISWAFYRVNTGAMTFGDLTVVIMMAYRIAMSGKSLLNLIPISLELTVSTERVREILAIPDEEEVTSPEYAKLVEKAGDSGVTVKVNDMSFAYKDSDGRQIFDKVSMEAYPGEIIALVGPSGEGKTTMLRILLGILKVQDGQVYVTVEGDDSIRRELSPETRSLIAYVPQGNTMLSGTIEENMRLIAPEATDEEIIDALKQSCAYDFVQKLPDGIYHNVGESGVGFSEGQNQRLAIARAILRKTPILLMDEATSALDVATERRVLSNIMKKDSKRTCILTTHRPSVLSACDRVYRISDSHVNVINEAEIQQLMNEF; encoded by the coding sequence GTGGGTAGGATTATTACCTATATATGTATTGAATTAATCCACATGGTTGTGGGATTTATCATTACCTATAAAATAGGCTCAATTGTGGATGATGCTTTAAACCAGAATGTGTCTAAGACTATTATCATGGGTGTATTGTATGTTGGACTGTTTATCTTAAATGCTGCAATTAGTATTGGAGCCAACAGATTTGGTGCATGGAACTATAATTCTATGCAGTCATACCTTGTCAAGAAATTATACAGGAAGGTTATGCGCGCTGATTGGGAGGAGCTAACCAGATTCCATTCTGGAGATTTAATTACCCGTCTTACTAATGATGCTAAAACAATTTCGGGAAATGCCAATGGTTTTCTTACTACCATTATCTCTTGCACATTGATGATATTAGCATCGTTGGTAGTTATCCTCATCAATGACGCCAGCATGATTTTGGTTGTAATTATTGTGGCACCGATAATAATGTTTTCTTCAAGAATTTTTATGAACAAGATTTATGAGTGTCAGTCTAATATAAAAGCCATTGAGAGTAAGGAGAACTCTTATCACAAGGAGTCATTCCACAATATTCAGGCAGTTAAAGCATTTGGACTTGCAGACGAGTTCTATAAGCGAATTCAAGTGCTTGAGCAGGAAAGATATACTGCTGATATGAAGTCTAATTTCTTCTCACTTTTGTCATGGGGCGTTACATATATAAGTGGAATTTTATCAGCAATTATCTGTATATCATGGGCATTCTACAGAGTGAATACTGGGGCTATGACTTTCGGTGACCTCACTGTTGTAATTATGATGGCCTATAGAATTGCTATGTCTGGAAAGAGCCTCTTGAATTTGATACCAATATCTCTGGAACTTACAGTTTCAACTGAGCGTGTCCGTGAAATCCTTGCAATACCAGATGAAGAGGAAGTAACATCGCCAGAGTATGCAAAGCTTGTTGAAAAAGCGGGGGATTCTGGTGTAACTGTAAAGGTAAATGACATGTCTTTTGCCTACAAAGATAGTGATGGCAGACAGATTTTTGATAAGGTTTCTATGGAGGCATATCCAGGAGAAATTATTGCTCTTGTTGGTCCATCTGGCGAAGGTAAGACAACTATGCTTAGAATTCTTCTTGGAATATTAAAGGTTCAGGATGGGCAGGTATATGTAACAGTTGAAGGAGATGATTCAATCCGAAGAGAACTTTCTCCAGAGACACGTTCTCTCATCGCATACGTTCCACAGGGAAATACGATGCTTTCTGGTACTATCGAGGAAAATATGCGCTTAATTGCACCTGAGGCAACAGATGAGGAAATCATTGATGCCCTTAAGCAATCATGTGCTTATGATTTCGTTCAGAAGCTTCCGGATGGAATTTATCATAATGTTGGCGAGAGCGGAGTTGGATTTTCAGAGGGACAGAATCAGCGTCTTGCCATAGCACGAGCAATTCTTCGCAAGACCCCAATTCTTCTTATGGATGAGGCTACCTCGGCACTTGATGTCGCAACAGAGCGAAGAGTCCTTAGCAATATCATGAAAAAGGACAGCAAACGCACCTGCATTTTGACTACCCATCGCCCGAGCGTATTATCCGCCTGCGACAGGGTATATCGTATAAGCGATAGTCATGTTAATGTGATAAATGAAGCTGAGATTCAGCAGCTTATGAATGAATTTTAG
- a CDS encoding glycosyltransferase, whose amino-acid sequence MSNIDISVVVATYKQEKYIGMTLDSILAQKFSGSIEVIVGDDCSPDSTGEIVRKYGNEYSDIIKAIVRPKNLGAFKNFEDLLTRAQGKYIALIEGDDYWIDENKLQEQFDFMEANPDYVATFGKSIIVDENNERQVEMEQYIKFAEAGEYTIDDFDNYLLPGQTASSFYRKDGFMKVYEVVRAIKTGRLRVFCTLTDRLLVLSILAAGRINKFDTYYSAYRYILDPSSNSWSSKNDFFNFRNEAKFLISLHELEKIARFVGMKLNYDDRRRYEFAVIADKKGELNFLQVIILRVIDFITCNNKGEFIKFMVERKKAYHAAK is encoded by the coding sequence GTGAGTAACATAGATATAAGCGTGGTAGTAGCGACCTACAAGCAAGAAAAATATATAGGGATGACCTTGGACAGTATACTGGCTCAGAAGTTTTCTGGTTCAATTGAGGTAATTGTGGGGGACGACTGCTCGCCAGATTCCACAGGTGAGATAGTACGTAAATACGGTAATGAATATTCTGATATTATCAAAGCAATTGTTCGTCCAAAGAATCTTGGTGCTTTCAAAAATTTTGAAGACTTGCTTACACGCGCGCAAGGTAAGTATATTGCATTAATTGAGGGAGATGATTACTGGATTGACGAAAATAAGCTGCAAGAACAGTTTGATTTCATGGAAGCCAATCCAGATTATGTAGCCACCTTTGGAAAGAGCATTATTGTTGATGAAAACAATGAGCGTCAGGTAGAAATGGAGCAGTATATTAAATTTGCAGAAGCGGGTGAATATACTATTGATGACTTTGATAATTATCTTCTTCCAGGCCAAACTGCTAGCTCATTTTATCGTAAAGACGGCTTCATGAAGGTGTACGAGGTGGTGAGGGCTATTAAGACTGGAAGGCTCAGAGTTTTTTGTACTTTGACAGACAGATTGCTTGTGCTTTCTATACTTGCAGCAGGACGTATCAACAAGTTTGATACATACTATAGCGCTTACAGATATATTTTGGATCCAAGCAGTAATTCATGGTCTTCAAAAAATGATTTCTTCAATTTCAGGAATGAAGCAAAATTTTTGATTAGCCTTCATGAGCTTGAGAAAATAGCGAGATTTGTTGGCATGAAGCTGAACTATGACGATAGGCGAAGATACGAATTTGCAGTAATTGCAGATAAAAAGGGAGAATTAAATTTTCTACAGGTAATAATCCTAAGAGTGATAGATTTCATTACCTGCAACAATAAGGGCGAGTTTATTAAGTTTATGGTGGAGAGAAAAAAAGCTTATCACGCCGCAAAATAA
- a CDS encoding glycosyltransferase gives MGNVMKQVSIIVPAYNVENFIDDCLGSILVQTYSNIEVIVVDDGSTDSTRAHIDAAMRRDKRVRGFYQSNLGVSAARNFGISKAFGTYIMFVDGDDYIAKDAVETMVAALEQTDADWVNCQYNRVDDKGQQLEAYDFIEGLHSTQTQEEKFNLIKGELIDYLIGYEVWNKIYKASIISENGICFNQDCHMGEDLAFNICYGYYANSINCIKPRPYFYRVRTDSAMGSLHSLRRNFEEHLQLVKGIQPQFEAVFTGKIREKFYQLFCKLMIHASFGYTIEEYARVAAAVNDDYFFNLLEVALSHKEAFKEFLEADKVNCYYQNGLFIQTNLKHAFLIMAHGEFESLKYLLQALDDIRNDIYLHIDRKTRFADFKEIRSWVKNAGLFFALRVDVRWGDISFVLAEMVLLKTATKHGHYKYYHLISGIDFPLKSQDEIHSYLAEKNQEFVSYHHDGEYGDDFMYKIKYYYPYARWVGRGYHDGPGKKKALLRWLTKRSWAYVDRQAARGVDRTKKYPELDFVKGDNWFSITDDLARYTLENELKIYRMYWFTNAPDEIFLQTLAINSRFKDKVPGNCLRYIDWNRGNPYEFVYTDLEDLIDSKTLFARKISYVNEPRLVRGLVASINGGSQGLSHEANNSQPLVSIIVPMYNVAEYLGKCLDSIMGQSYTKLQILLIDDGSTDRTATIAKQYARIDSRFTYIHQENKGLSGARNTGIENANGEYIAFVDSDDWIEPDYVSHMVQDALKTDADIIICGYVEEGGSCRQISLDKSNGFSRTSAMRILGNIFTEDYLAMIVAWNKLYKKQVFDKVRFAVGKIHEDEFAIHRIIDESKLICTVPEPLYHYRIRTDGITGSKHTDDIRHFDVFEAHQDRVECCKNQFYGEFYRLIVYSMFEELIQLMFRYSDEAYKKYHLDNRFRKLLLRECIRHYRQLDKHQKREYLMAIISPRGYVKRANGIMETKSE, from the coding sequence ATGGGTAATGTTATGAAGCAGGTCTCAATAATTGTTCCAGCCTACAATGTTGAAAATTTCATAGACGATTGTTTAGGCTCGATTCTTGTTCAGACCTATTCTAACATTGAAGTGATTGTGGTTGATGACGGTTCCACTGACTCAACCAGAGCACATATTGATGCTGCAATGAGGCGGGATAAGAGAGTTCGAGGCTTCTATCAGAGCAATTTGGGTGTGTCTGCTGCTAGAAATTTTGGCATTTCAAAGGCCTTTGGTACCTATATCATGTTTGTTGATGGGGATGACTATATTGCCAAAGATGCTGTAGAGACTATGGTTGCAGCACTGGAACAGACTGATGCTGACTGGGTTAACTGCCAATATAACAGAGTGGATGATAAAGGCCAGCAGCTTGAGGCCTATGATTTTATCGAGGGGCTTCATAGTACACAGACTCAGGAAGAAAAATTCAATCTGATAAAAGGGGAGCTGATTGATTATTTAATCGGTTACGAGGTTTGGAACAAAATCTACAAGGCATCCATTATCAGTGAGAATGGAATCTGCTTCAATCAGGATTGTCACATGGGTGAGGATTTGGCTTTTAATATTTGTTATGGATATTATGCCAATAGCATTAATTGTATCAAGCCTAGACCATATTTTTATAGAGTACGTACTGATTCTGCAATGGGCAGTCTCCATAGTCTACGGAGGAATTTCGAAGAGCACCTACAGCTTGTTAAAGGAATTCAGCCACAGTTTGAAGCTGTTTTTACAGGCAAGATTAGAGAAAAGTTTTATCAGTTGTTTTGTAAGCTGATGATTCATGCCAGCTTTGGCTATACAATCGAGGAGTATGCAAGGGTTGCAGCAGCTGTAAACGATGATTATTTTTTCAACTTGCTTGAAGTTGCATTGTCACATAAGGAAGCCTTTAAGGAATTTCTTGAAGCGGACAAGGTAAATTGCTATTACCAAAACGGTCTGTTTATTCAGACCAATTTAAAACATGCATTTCTTATCATGGCTCATGGTGAGTTTGAGTCTCTCAAATATTTGCTGCAGGCATTGGATGATATTAGAAATGATATTTATTTACATATTGATAGAAAGACCAGATTCGCGGACTTTAAAGAAATACGTTCGTGGGTGAAAAATGCTGGTCTCTTTTTTGCGCTTAGAGTGGATGTGAGATGGGGTGATATTTCATTTGTTTTGGCAGAGATGGTTCTGTTGAAAACAGCTACGAAACATGGCCATTATAAGTATTATCATCTAATTTCTGGAATTGACTTTCCACTTAAATCACAGGATGAGATTCACAGTTACTTAGCAGAAAAGAATCAGGAATTCGTTTCCTACCACCATGATGGCGAGTATGGAGATGATTTCATGTACAAGATAAAGTACTATTATCCTTATGCTCGTTGGGTTGGCAGAGGCTATCATGATGGCCCAGGCAAGAAAAAGGCTTTGCTTCGATGGCTAACTAAAAGAAGTTGGGCATATGTTGACAGGCAGGCAGCCAGAGGTGTGGATAGGACAAAGAAGTATCCGGAATTGGACTTTGTAAAGGGAGATAACTGGTTTTCAATCACAGATGATTTGGCTAGATATACGTTAGAAAATGAGTTAAAGATATACAGAATGTATTGGTTTACCAATGCACCTGACGAGATTTTCCTTCAGACACTAGCTATTAATTCAAGGTTCAAAGACAAGGTTCCTGGCAATTGTTTGAGATATATCGATTGGAACAGGGGGAATCCATATGAGTTCGTATATACGGATTTAGAAGATTTGATAGATTCAAAGACCTTGTTTGCGAGGAAGATATCTTATGTGAATGAACCTAGGTTGGTGCGGGGATTAGTAGCTTCCATAAACGGTGGCTCGCAAGGCCTTTCTCATGAGGCAAACAATTCACAACCATTGGTTTCAATTATCGTACCTATGTACAATGTGGCAGAGTATCTTGGCAAATGTCTTGATTCTATTATGGGACAGTCATATACCAAACTTCAGATTCTTTTGATTGATGATGGCTCGACGGACAGGACCGCGACTATCGCTAAGCAGTACGCCAGAATAGATTCACGCTTCACATATATTCATCAGGAAAACAAGGGCTTGTCGGGAGCTCGCAATACTGGAATTGAAAATGCAAATGGAGAATATATTGCTTTTGTAGATTCTGATGATTGGATTGAACCGGATTATGTGAGTCACATGGTTCAGGATGCTTTGAAGACAGATGCTGATATTATTATTTGTGGATATGTAGAAGAAGGGGGAAGCTGCAGACAGATTTCACTTGATAAATCTAATGGCTTTTCAAGAACTTCTGCGATGAGAATACTTGGAAATATATTCACCGAGGATTATCTTGCTATGATTGTGGCTTGGAACAAGCTATATAAAAAGCAGGTGTTTGATAAGGTACGATTTGCAGTTGGAAAGATTCACGAGGATGAGTTTGCAATTCATAGAATCATAGATGAGTCAAAGCTCATCTGCACAGTGCCAGAGCCCCTATATCACTATAGAATTCGCACTGATGGTATCACAGGCAGCAAGCACACAGATGACATAAGACATTTTGATGTATTTGAAGCTCACCAGGATAGAGTGGAATGCTGTAAGAATCAGTTTTATGGTGAGTTTTACCGTTTAATAGTATATTCAATGTTTGAGGAACTGATTCAGCTGATGTTCAGATATAGCGACGAGGCATACAAGAAATATCATTTGGATAATCGATTCAGAAAGCTTTTGCTTAGGGAATGTATTAGGCACTATCGTCAATTGGATAAACATCAGAAAAGGGAATATCTGATGGCAATAATTAGTCCAAGGGGATATGTGAAAAGAGCGAACGGAATAATGGAGACCAAAAGTGAGTAA
- a CDS encoding glycosyltransferase family 2 protein, translating into MENKLVSVIVPVYNVESFLEHCVTSLLEQTYSNIEIILIDDGSTDSSGEMCDQWYEKDARIKVAHQRNQGLSAARNTGLDMAKGEYICFVDSDDFVTKEHIHLLVAAIEKTGSDFAFCDFASSKLAESSEKITSALLMTSEKCKAWLTNPISREYVLMVSSCNKLYKRDFFKDYRFEFGKFHEDEFLVNRLVFNTTKAVYLPVKSYVYRNNDESITGKENAGHLNHLHAIDAYEKRVKLALENGDEDFAEITFKWALLKLAKFYKDGSEPMKKKSMSMYIRLFDTYAEDLFEEKKYLKYMTFKKSPAIFCKFFRI; encoded by the coding sequence TTGGAAAATAAATTAGTTTCTGTTATTGTGCCAGTATACAATGTGGAAAGTTTTTTGGAGCATTGTGTTACATCTTTACTGGAGCAGACCTACAGCAATATAGAGATTATTTTGATAGATGATGGCTCTACGGATTCTAGTGGTGAGATGTGTGATCAGTGGTATGAGAAGGACGCACGTATCAAGGTGGCTCATCAGCGTAACCAGGGCCTTTCTGCAGCGAGAAATACAGGTCTAGATATGGCGAAGGGCGAATATATATGTTTCGTTGATTCGGATGACTTCGTGACAAAGGAGCACATACATCTTTTAGTTGCAGCCATAGAAAAGACTGGTTCAGATTTTGCATTTTGTGATTTCGCATCGTCGAAATTGGCAGAGTCATCAGAGAAAATTACTAGTGCGCTGCTTATGACATCGGAGAAATGCAAGGCATGGCTTACCAATCCCATTTCAAGGGAATATGTCTTGATGGTAAGCTCCTGCAACAAGCTGTACAAGAGAGATTTTTTTAAGGATTATCGTTTTGAATTTGGAAAATTTCACGAGGATGAGTTCCTTGTAAATAGATTGGTATTTAATACTACAAAGGCTGTTTACTTGCCAGTGAAGAGTTATGTATACCGCAATAATGATGAGAGTATAACAGGAAAGGAAAACGCAGGACATCTGAATCATCTTCATGCAATTGATGCTTATGAGAAGCGCGTCAAGCTAGCTCTTGAAAATGGAGATGAAGACTTTGCTGAGATTACTTTCAAGTGGGCACTTTTGAAATTAGCTAAGTTTTACAAAGACGGAAGTGAGCCAATGAAGAAGAAGTCAATGTCGATGTACATTAGACTGTTTGATACTTATGCAGAGGATTTGTTTGAAGAAAAGAAGTATTTGAAATACATGACTTTTAAAAAGTCACCTGCTATTTTTTGCAAGTTTTTTAGGATTTAG
- a CDS encoding glycosyltransferase family 32 protein, with product MSYTSIPKKIHYFWFGGKPKSARIERYIETWKAKCPDFEIIEWNESNYDIHKHPFMERAYKDGKWAFVTDYARLDVLAQYGGIYLDTDVEVLKDLSPLCEHKAFMGFEREDLVADGLGFGGVPHFPIFEEMRHCYDDLEEYIESPKLRTKVLVEHGLKLDGTRQQVAGMEIYPIEAFCPKNWATGAIRCTEATYSIHHFEASWHEKGAKKYLCLRRILNRIFGEKRGANIFDATIVLKDKLKFLIKRE from the coding sequence ATGAGTTATACATCAATTCCAAAGAAAATACATTATTTCTGGTTCGGAGGGAAACCAAAATCAGCTCGTATTGAGCGCTATATTGAGACGTGGAAAGCAAAGTGTCCAGATTTTGAGATTATCGAATGGAACGAAAGCAACTACGACATACACAAGCATCCTTTTATGGAAAGGGCATACAAGGACGGAAAATGGGCATTTGTTACTGACTACGCCCGTTTGGATGTATTGGCGCAGTATGGTGGCATCTATCTGGATACAGATGTTGAAGTGTTAAAAGATTTGTCACCACTTTGTGAGCATAAAGCATTTATGGGATTTGAAAGAGAGGACTTGGTCGCAGATGGCTTGGGGTTTGGAGGAGTTCCACATTTTCCAATTTTCGAAGAGATGCGTCATTGCTATGACGATTTGGAAGAATATATTGAAAGTCCCAAACTCAGGACAAAAGTCCTTGTGGAGCATGGTCTGAAGTTGGATGGCACACGTCAGCAGGTGGCTGGAATGGAGATTTATCCAATCGAAGCTTTTTGCCCGAAGAATTGGGCTACAGGAGCAATTAGATGCACTGAGGCAACCTATTCAATCCATCATTTTGAGGCTAGTTGGCATGAAAAAGGTGCGAAAAAGTATTTGTGCTTGAGAAGGATACTGAATAGGATTTTTGGTGAAAAACGAGGGGCAAACATTTTTGATGCTACCATCGTTTTAAAAGATAAATTAAAATTTTTGATAAAAAGGGAATGA